One Vicia villosa cultivar HV-30 ecotype Madison, WI unplaced genomic scaffold, Vvil1.0 ctg.000505F_1_1, whole genome shotgun sequence genomic region harbors:
- the LOC131629030 gene encoding ubiquitin-conjugating enzyme E2 28-like, with product MASKRILKELKDLQKDPPTSCSAGPVAEDMFHWQATIMGPADSPYSGGVFLVSIHFPPDYPFKPPKVAFRTKVFHPNINSNGSICLDILKEQWSPALTISKVLLSICSLLTDPNPDDPLVPEIAHMYKTDRTKYEATARSWTQKYAMG from the exons ATGGCATCCAAGCGCATCCTCAAGGAACTCAAGGATTTGCAGAAGGATCCTCCTACCTCATGCAGCGCAG GTCCTGTTGCTGAGGATATGTTTCACTGGCAAGCAACCATCATGGGGCCGGCTGATAGCCCCTATTCAGGTGGTGTGTTTTTGGTTTCGATTCATTTTCCTCCGGATTATCCATTCAAGCCACCAAAG GTTGCATTTAGGACCAAGGTGTTCCACCCAAACATCAACAGTAATGGAAGTATCTGTCTCGACATTCTCAAGGAACAATGGAGCCCCGCATTGACCATTTCCAAG GTACTTTTGTCAATTTGCTCGTTGCTGACGGATCCTAATCCCGACGATCCTTTGGTGCCTGAGATCGCACATATGTACAAGACCGACAGGACCAAGTACGAAGCCACCGCACGCAGCTGGACACAGAAGTATGCCATGGGATGA